From Nicotiana tabacum cultivar K326 chromosome 22, ASM71507v2, whole genome shotgun sequence, one genomic window encodes:
- the LOC107804234 gene encoding uncharacterized protein LOC107804234 isoform X1: MNPSKFQKSKMGATSNNVHHAYIQPGALERGRGHNFGSLGSVKISIEKRTLIGESKNHNSTIFEQNKLAHTNNLVPPGFASVEDDAPLAQNVEAKQETGAALKNVNLAYIQPASLARGRGQSFRSLGSAKVNVGNKNLYGEIKYYNLGASKQNKLAYNSNNLMPSGFDMMEEDIPFTQEAEMMQARGRGQNVRPVASTKGSVGKRNLVGEIHSWKDIGEDKLEHMWRAVTDKFDSDDMNHQRDHVLNHMRKLWTNWRGSLHKYVKYKPLHEALKDVPDEVDKSN; encoded by the exons ATGAATCCATCAAAATTTCAGAAGTCTAAAATGGGAGCAACTTCAAATAATGTACATCATGCATATATTCAACCTGGTGCTTTAGAAAGGGGAAGAGGACACAACTTTGGATCTTTGGGATCTGTAAAAATAAGTATTGAAAAGAGAACTCTGATTGGCGAAAGTAAAAATCATAACTCAACAATTTTTGAGCAGAATAAGCTTGCACATACTAATAATCTTGTGCCCCCTGGTTTCGCTTCGGTGGAAGACGATGCTCCCCTCGCTCAAAACGTTGAAGCGAAGCAAG AAACAGGAGCAGCTTTGAAGAATGTAAATCTTGCATACATTCAACCTGCGTCTTTAGCAAGGGGACGAGGGCAAAGCTTTAGATCTTTGGGCTCTGCAAAAGTAAATGTTGGCAATAAAAATCTGTATGGAGAGATTAAATATTACAACTTAGGGGCTTCTAAGCAGAATAAGCTagcatataatagtaataatcttATGCCTTCTGGTTTTGATATGATGGAAGAAGATATTCCCTTCACTCAAGAAGCTGAAATGATGCAAG CAAGGGGACGCGGGCAAAACGTTAGACCTGTGGCCTCGACAAAAGGAAGTGTTGGAAAGAGAAATCTTGTTGGGGAAA TACATTCATGGAAGGACATCGGAGAAGATAAGCTGGAACACATGTGGCGAGCTGTTACG GACAAATTTGACAGTGATGACATGAATCATCAAAGAGATCATGTGTTAAATCATATGAGAAAGTTATGGACCAATTGGAGAGGATCATTGCACAAGTATGTGAAGTATAAGCCATTGCATGAAGCACTAAAAGATGTCCCGGATGAGGTAGACAAGAGTAATTAG
- the LOC107804234 gene encoding uncharacterized protein LOC107804234 isoform X2 yields the protein MNPSKFQKSKMGATSNNVHHAYIQPGALERGRGHNFGSLGSVKISIEKRTLIGESKNHNSTIFEQNKLAHTNNLVPPGFASVEDDAPLAQNVEAKQETGAALKNVNLAYIQPASLARGRGQSFRSLGSAKVNVGNKNLYGEIKYYNLGASKQNKLAYNSNNLMPSGFDMMEEDIPFTQEAEMMQARGRGQNVRPVASTKGSVGKRNLVGEIHSWKDIGEDKLEHMWRAVTISSINLSFICVHIKIKN from the exons ATGAATCCATCAAAATTTCAGAAGTCTAAAATGGGAGCAACTTCAAATAATGTACATCATGCATATATTCAACCTGGTGCTTTAGAAAGGGGAAGAGGACACAACTTTGGATCTTTGGGATCTGTAAAAATAAGTATTGAAAAGAGAACTCTGATTGGCGAAAGTAAAAATCATAACTCAACAATTTTTGAGCAGAATAAGCTTGCACATACTAATAATCTTGTGCCCCCTGGTTTCGCTTCGGTGGAAGACGATGCTCCCCTCGCTCAAAACGTTGAAGCGAAGCAAG AAACAGGAGCAGCTTTGAAGAATGTAAATCTTGCATACATTCAACCTGCGTCTTTAGCAAGGGGACGAGGGCAAAGCTTTAGATCTTTGGGCTCTGCAAAAGTAAATGTTGGCAATAAAAATCTGTATGGAGAGATTAAATATTACAACTTAGGGGCTTCTAAGCAGAATAAGCTagcatataatagtaataatcttATGCCTTCTGGTTTTGATATGATGGAAGAAGATATTCCCTTCACTCAAGAAGCTGAAATGATGCAAG CAAGGGGACGCGGGCAAAACGTTAGACCTGTGGCCTCGACAAAAGGAAGTGTTGGAAAGAGAAATCTTGTTGGGGAAA TACATTCATGGAAGGACATCGGAGAAGATAAGCTGGAACACATGTGGCGAGCTGTTACG ATATCGTCGATCAACCTGAGCTTCATCTGTGTACACATCAAGATTAAAAACTAG